One window of Aspergillus oryzae RIB40 DNA, chromosome 3 genomic DNA carries:
- a CDS encoding uncharacterized protein (predicted protein): MSQRTDASPTPPNPLPRVDEKPLRSGSWRSSRRVESNDKPDRQRSLRMSEGRESGELEGSTLGSSSRDGEKGVRGSRRTHSSGGFLLDSSFLPRSSSLRHSYHRAHHSESEQREKRGTPPNSEIVVPKRRSRFPWSRHKESTKESQQAAPEIEASQANSGPLHSQQDVTPEPSQTTEAGSEAPLGLDRDSLQIVNLALNLSESRRVSSHGRVPSGRVAGGRWTASAGQPSVSPSESRAPIALGSQNDGPYPRHSLIQMPVDRSKLLGASNADQAVHAPSSVLNLLPDSANSNSLPHVFSDGTLTRAEKARRHFELFSEYLRLLPSLSPLKPYEAHADPDSTPAGAGVILQGRSYNPLQSIRNRKVRFRERCPIDTEAEGWTNVGKVHEWVDSIKGQYNQQDHSAFECLKLPPFHQGSKDLSHKDPGDDEIIAASPSSSLRRASRASSVKARRPKSDWMISPPELLADVAWVEDIQNKSKIIDKDGNNLYPDPAMLVPSDALKTKTRSLQEELPSRRRKRGIPQEVYFAKA; encoded by the exons ATGTCGCAGAGGACCGATGCATCGCCTACGCCACCAAACCCTCTCCCTAGAGTGGACGAGAAACCGCTTAGATCTGGCTCGTGGCGCTCTTCTCGTCGAGTGGAATCCAACGACAAACCTGACCGGCAAAGGAGCTTGCGAATGAGCGAAGGACGAGAGAGTGGGGAGCTGGAAGGCAGCACACTTGGTAGCAGCTCCCGCGACGGGGAGAAGGGAGTCCGAGGATCTCGACGAACACACAGCTCAGGAGGTTTCCTACTAGACTCTTCATTCCTACCCCGATCAAGCAGCCTCCGACATAGTTATCATCGCGCCCATCACTCGGAATCGGAACAAAGGGAGAAGCGTGGAACACCGCCCAATTCGGAGATTGTGGTACCCAAGAGGCGATCGCGATTTCCTTGGAGCCGCCACAAAGAGTCGACAAAGGAATCTCAACAAGCAGCCCCGGAGATAGAAGCTTCCCAAGCAAACTCTGGTCCGTTACATTCACAACAAGATGTAACACCCGAGCCGTCACAGACTACGGAAGCGGGAAGCGAGGCTCCCCTAGGCCTTGATAGGGACTCATTACAAATTGTCAATCTAGCATTGAATCTGAGCGAATCTAGAAGAGTAAGTAGCCATGGTCGAGTGCCTTCCGGCCGCGTTgcgggaggaagatggaccGCGTCGGCAGGCCAGCCTTCTGTTTCACCGAGTGAGAGCCGTGCACCTATTGCACTGGGCAGTCAAAATGACGGCCCTTATCCACGTCACAGCCTTATCCAGATGCCCGTTGATCGCTCGAAGCTTTTGGGCGCCTCAAATGCGGACCAAGCTGTGCATGCTCCATCTTCTGTCTTAAATCTGCTGCCCGATTCTGCCAATTCAAACTCCCTGCCACACGTGTTCTCGGACGGCACGCTTACTCGAGCTGAGAAGGCCCGGCGACATTTCGAGCTCTTCTCAGAGTATCTTCGATTGcttccttcgctttctcccCTGAAACCGTACGAGGCACACGCGGATCCTGATTCTACTCCAGCGGGTGCTGGCGTCATCCTTCAAGGTCGCTCGTACAACCCTCTTCAATCCATCCGAAACCGCAAAGTTAGATTCCGCGAGCGATGTCCCATCGATACGGAAGCAGAAGGTTGGACTAATGTTGGCAAAGTTCATGAATGGGTCGACTCGATCAAGGGCCAATACAATCAACAAGACCATAGCGCTTTCGAATGCTTGAAGCTCCCACCTTTTCATCAAGGCTCGAAGGACCTGTCACATAAAGATCCGggggatgatgagattatagcagcttctccttcctccagtCTGAGGCGAGCCAGTCGTGCGAGCAGCGTAAAGGCTCGCAGACCAAAATCTGATTGGATGATCTCCCCGCCAGAACTGTTGGCTGATGTCGCATGGGTCGAGGATAtacaaaacaaaagcaagatTATAGATAAAGATGGGAATAATTTATACCCCGATCCTGCAATGTTGGTCCCATCCGATGCCCTCAAAACCAAAACTAGGAGCCTTCAAGAAGAGCTCCCATCCAGGC GGAGAAAGCGCGGTATCCCCCAAGAGGTCTACTTCGCTAAGGCCTGA
- a CDS encoding uncharacterized protein (predicted protein), with translation MKTRSPQSSGFQRSWKTPDRIKSQDQRESISSAPSADDRYDRLTSSDGKLPLTPIQPTFFPSIASNLSPPSSRSPSPSKGRFPRAIIPRRERSKSNSRPKDAVDNSSLESEIVRNNSLSEYTEGLPRTGRLEPSPLPDQVPCTHQDGRVRSSQQARKGLAQHESKLRGIFKGPGKIAEKVGNEMSKMGGLILKKDSLAHSRQSSFESHVTSDDENVLTDADETKGDRTPDIKVPLRRLPTFSEDYSLAVRRESEKAAGKSYISASSSFTSPPRQGDQPEGHRRSDLGSPQKAFSESEMKSARETDNKNEVLSISQQKRPDGRKKLEKVPTFGPELHTIREQIKKGRIKDPSVPYSLTRPPITGLAQAKASHEPSSRERRSTPSSQSRSWSISERSVSTSMESGVPAKREVERTRALLLSSGIKAREITRRAHTVRSPPPEFVRRAFGSDTPVPEVPRSHEFDLAVQALVKRFEKSEELFKRSMDGYPGAKTSALRSHLGALEDLVNNSLNPRVRAAAQDAEDLSIKLNTTSTLAVKQLSDTLDKGIRRRHRRLRWIRRTGFVMLEWALVGILWWVWLIVMAFKVFRGVFRGVISGVRWVLWL, from the coding sequence ATGAAAACTAGGTCGCCACAGAGCTCAGGTTTTCAACGATCTTGGAAAACTCCCGATCGTATTAAATCCCAAGACCAAAGAGAATCTATATCCTCAGCACCAAGTGCGGATGACCGCTATGACCGTCTAACATCCTCTGACGGAAAGTTGCCGCTTACTCCTATTCAACCCACGTTTTTTCCGAGTATTGCATCCAATTTATCACCTCCATCAAGCCGGTCACCATCTCCGTCGAAAGGACGGTTTCCACGTGCTATTATTCCCCGtcgggagagaagcaagaGCAACTCACGACCTAAAGACGCCGTCGACAATAGTTCCCTGGAATCAGAGATAGTACGTAACAACAGTTTATCGGAATACACAGAGGGCTTGCCTCGCACTGGCAGACTAGAGCCGAGCCCACTTCCAGATCAAGTTCCCTGTACGCATCAGGATGGCCGGGTAAGGTCGAGCCAGCAAGCACGGAAAGGGCTGGCACAGCATGAGTCCAAACTCCGTGGAATCTTCAAAGGCCCTGGGAAGATCGCGGAAAAAGTTGGTAATGAGATGTCAAAAATGGGTGGTCTTATTCTAAAGAAAGATTCCTTGGCACATTCGCGACAATCTTCTTTTGAATCACACGTCACGTCTGACGACGAGAATGTTCTAACAGATGCCGATGAAACAAAAGGTGATAGGACCCCTGATATCAAGGTCCCATTGCGCCGTCTCCCTACCTTTTCTGAAGACTACAGTCTGGCGGTTCGTAGGGAGTCAGAAAAAGCAGCTGGGAAAAGTTACATATCTGCGTCGTCATCCTTTACATCTCCCCCCCGCCAGGGTGATCAGCCTGAGGGCCATAGAAGATCTGATTTAGGTAGTCCTCAAAAGGCTTTCTCAGAGTCAGAGATGAAGAGCGCGAGGGAAACTGACAACAAAAACGAGGTTTTATCGATATCTCAGCAGAAGAGGCCCGACGGCCGCAAAAAGCTTGAGAAGGTTCCGACTTTTGGCCCCGAGCTACATACTATCCGAGAACAAATCAAGAAAGGCCGAATTAAGGATCCGTCTGTGCCATACAGTCTTACTCGGCCACCGATCACGGGCCTTGCACAGGCAAAGGCATCCCATGAACCGTCCTCTCGTGAAAGGCGTTCTACGCCATCCAGCCAGTCCAGAAGCTGGAGTATCTCTGAGCGCAGTGTTTCGACTTCGATGGAATCCGGAGTCCCGGCAAAACGTGAAGTCGAGCGTACCCGTGCgctccttctttcttcaggTATCAAGGCGCGAGAGATCACTCGTCGGGCTCATACTGTACGAAGTCCTCCGCCTGAGTTTGTTCGACGCGCGTTTGGCTCCGACACTCCAGTTCCGGAAGTGCCTCGGTCGCATGAGTTCGATCTCGCTGTTCAAGCCTTGGTCAAGAGGTTTGAGAAATCAGAGGAGCTCTTCAAGCGATCAATGGATGGTTACCCTGGTGCTAAAACATCAGCCCTGAGATCTCACCTCGGCGCACTTGAAGATCTCGTCAACAATTCTCTCAATCCACGTGTGCGGGCTGCCGCACAAGATGCGGAAGATTTGAGCATTAAACTCAATACGACCAGCACGCTCGCGGTGAAACAGCTGAGCGACACCCTCGACAAAGGCATCCGGAGGCGCCATCGTCGGTTACGCTGGATACGACGTACCGGATTTGTGATGCTCGAATGGGCCCTTGTTGGAATATTGTGGTGGGTATGGTTGATCGTCATGGCTTTCAAGGTTTTCCGGGGTGTTTTCCGAGGCGTAATATCTGGTGTTAGGTGGGTCCTCTGGCTGTGA
- a CDS encoding uncharacterized protein (predicted protein) encodes MCFILRCRNAKKAKQYQRNTTPLSEGSVDSVDTTETFIFSQEPVNGESGEVTGQKATDVRWPFFESGAKFEEAISECSKADQEHRQQPGTKEIESWRETMEESEHDATIFF; translated from the exons ATGTGCTTTATTCTGAGATGTCGCAATgccaaaaaagcaaaacaatATCAACGTAATACAACGCCGCTATCAGAGGGCTCAGTGGACTCCGTGGACACCACCGAGACATTTATATTTTCCCAAGAACCAGTCAATGGCGAGAGTGGAGAAGTAACTGGCCAAAAGGCGACGGATGTGCGCTGGCCATTCTTCGAGTCTGGTGCGAAGTTTGAAGAAGCGATTAGCGAATGCTCTAAAGCCGACCAAGAGCATAGGCAACAACcaggaacaaaggaaatcgaGAGCTGGCGAGAAACCATGGAAGAGTCAGAACATGATGCTA CTATATTTTTCTAA
- a CDS encoding type III PLP-dependent enzyme (ornithine decarboxylase) gives MVMAPTACIPAEICMTKHSQDKSDFNYNHNLSQISNNGGDDLSQSRLAAKDLVMDVLKKRAGEVNTDRCAPGDEDAFYVADMGEVYRQHLRWKMNLSRVRPFYAVKCNPDPEILRLMAKLGNGFDCASKAEIDMALDTGIDPSRIIYAQPCKTKSYLRYAAQMGVKQMTFDNADELYKIKACFPDAELYLRILTDDSTSLCRLSMKFGASLDIARQLLELAHELELKVVGVSFHVGSGAEDPTAFVKAVQDARMVFDQAAEIGHELHTLDVGGGFSGDTFEKFAGVLSEALDTYFPPHIRVIAEPGRYYVATAFTLAANVIARRDVRDPEDPANDAYMIYLNDGVYGNFSNIIFDHQHPVAQILTCANASNAATSAGIAYSIWGPTCDGIDVISQRITLPGLLDVGDWLFFEEMGAYTKCSATRFNGFSDNHEVIYISSEAGASALLEY, from the exons ATGGTTATGGCACCGACTGCGTGTATTCCTGCTGAGATATGCATGACTAAACATAGTCAAGACAAATCCGACTTTAATTATAATCATAATTTGAGTCAAATCAGCAACAATGGAGGGGATGACCTCTCGCAATCCAGGTTGGCGGCCAAGGATCTCGTCATGGACGTGTTGAAGAAACGCGCCGGCGAAGTCAACACCGACCGTTGCGCTCCTGGAGACGAGGATGCGTTCTATGTGGCGGACATGGGCGAGGTCTACCGACAGCATCTACGCTGGAAAATGAACTTGAGCCGCGTTAGGCCTTTCTATG CGGTCAAGTGCAACCCGGACCCGGAGATTCTCCGCCTGATGGCCAAGCTTGGTAACGGCTTCGACTGTGCGTCGAAGGCCGAGATCGACATGGCTCTTGACACCGGCATTGACCCCAGCCGCATTATCTACGCGCAGCCCTGCAAGACCAAGTCCTACCTGCGCTACGCCGCGCAGATGGGCGTGAAGCAGATGACCTTCGACAATGCCGACGAACTGTACAAGATCAAGGCCTGCTTCCCCGATGCGGAGCTCTATTTGCGCATTCTGACCGACGACTCCACCAGCCTGTGCCGCCTGAGCATGAAGTTCGGCGCGTCTTTGGACATTGCCCGCCAACTTCTGGAGTTGGCCCACGAGCTCGAGCTGAAGGTCGTTGGCGTCAGCTTCCACGTCGGCTCGGGCGCGGAAGACCCGACTGCTTTTGTCAAGGCGGTCCAGGATGCTCGGATGGTGTTTGACCAGGCTGCTGAAATTGGTCACGAACTGCACACCTTGGATGTCGGCGGCGGCTTTAGCGGAGACACATTTGAAAAGTTTGCTGGTGTCCTGAGTGAGGCATTGGACACGTATTTCCCGCCTCATATTCGTGTTATCGCGGAGCCCGGTCGCTACTACGTCGCGACCGCCTTCACCCTGGCCGCCAATGTGATCGCCCGTCGCGACGTGCGGGACCCCGAGGACCCGGCCAACGATGCATACATGATCTATCTGAACGATGGAGTCTACGGGAACTTCTCCAATATCATCTTTGACCACCAGCATCCGGTGGCCCAGATCCTGACCTGTGCGAATGCCTCGAATGCTGCGACTTCGGCTGGCATCGCCTACTCTATCTGGGGACCCACTTGTGATGGCATCGACGTTATCAGCCAACGGATCACCTTGCCTGGTCTGTTGGACGTCGGTGACTGGCTGTTCTTCGAGGAGATGGGGGCCTATACTAAGTGTAGCGCCACCCGTTTCAACGGCTTCTCCGACAATCACGAGGTGATCTACATCTCGAGCGAAGCCGGTGCTTCTGCTCTCCTCGAGTACTAG
- a CDS encoding GTP-binding protein (putative GTPases (G3E family)), whose amino-acid sequence MSPIPITIVTGFLGSGKTTLLLNLIPQLPQDYRLALLKNEFGDVAIDSQLASTQSISGVRELLNGCICCNLVGQLSDALNQLREEVKPDRIVIETSGSAFPATLAMEVNRLEREQPGSFVLDGVISVIDVENWEGYEDTSYTAKLQAKYTDLIIFNKWEKVSERRFDLCLDRVGDLEVQTPYVKSDKGRVDKDVLLGIDGALFTKDDGAGLTDGHHDHDHGHGHKHDHQSEVEVLSVTLKSSQPEQTVDVSALEQLLLSAPKDEVYRIKGIMRCSTQSPPAESSDALAEPRPAASQDGTTRHYILNWAFGRWTFTPSEVVAETADPGVAARITFILARYESGKWKKKLEASGLVQIGEGNEGAELVVERLV is encoded by the coding sequence ATGTCCCCGATCCCTATCACTATCGTGACAGGCTTCCTGGGCTCAGGAAAGaccaccctcctcctcaaccttaTCCCCCAACTCCCTCAGGATTACCGTCTGGCTCTTCTGAAGAATGAATTCGGCGACGTCGCGATCGACTCCCAACTAGCCTCGACACAATCTATCTCCGGCGTCCGCGAACTCCTGAACGGGTGCATCTGCTGCAACCTCGTCGGCCAACTTAGTGATGCGTTGAACCAGCTCCGTGAGGAGGTCAAACCGGATCGCATCGTGATCGAGACCAGTGGAAGCGCATTCCCCGCGACGTTAGCGATGGAGGTGAACCGGTTGGAGCGCGAACAACCCGGCAGCTTTGTGCTGGACGGTGTGATTAGCGTGATCGACGTGGAGAACTGGGAGGGATACGAGGATACATCGTATACGGCAAAGTTGCAGGCAAAGTACACAGATTTGATCATTTTCAACAAGTGGGAGAAGGTGTCGGAGAGACGATTCGATCTGTGCCTGGACCGCGTGGGAGATCTGGAGGTACAAACGCCGTATGTCAAGTCGGATAAGGGAAGGGTAGACAAGGATGTGTTGTTGGGGATTGATGGGGCTTTGTTTACGAAGGATGATGGGGCTGGACTTACCGACGGGCATCATGATCATGACCATGGTCATGGACATAAGCATGATCATCAGTCCGAGGTAGAGGTGCTGTCTGTTACGTTGAAGTCCTCCCAGCCAGAGCAGACAGTCGATGTGTCTGCCCTAGAGCAGTTGCTGCTCTCTGCACCCAAGGATGAAGTCTACCGGATCAAAGGTATCATGCGTTGCTCCACACAATCGCCCCCGGCTGAATCGTCGGATGCCCTGGCCGAACCCAGACCTGCTGCATCCCAGGACGGAACGACCCGGCATTATATCCTCAACTGGGCCTTTGGTCGCTGGACCTTCACGCCCTCCGAAGTTGTTGCAGAGACGGCTGATCCAGGTGTGGCTGCCCGCATCACATTCATTTTGGCCCGGTACGAATCcggaaaatggaagaagaagctggaagcTAGTGGCTTGGTCCAAATTGGAGAGGGGAATGAAGGAGCGGAGCTGGTTGTTGAGCGACTTGTTTAG
- a CDS encoding uncharacterized protein (predicted protein) produces the protein MPAYSAAKAALNAFILCFREQLKSTNVKVVELSPPAVQSELHDYMTPEVGRKIGMPLDQFIDEAFAGLQAGKDQVVVGSIADEKTFYEVLNNRRAMFETLSKLLGSV, from the exons ATGCCTGCATATTCGGCCGCAAAAGCAGCGCTGAATGcattcattctttgtttcagGGAGCAGCTCAAGTCGACGAATGTTAAGGTGGTTGAGTTGTCTCCTCCCGCTGTGCAGA GTGAGCTCCACGACTATATGACACCTGAAGTGGGACGTAAGATCGGCATGCCATTGGACCAGTTCATTGATGAGGCATTCGCGGGGCTTCAGGCTGGTAAGGATCAGGTTGTCGTGGGCAGTATTGCAGACGAGAAGACGTTCTATGAGGTTCTCAACAACCGGCGGGCGATGTTTGAGACTTTGTCAAAGCTTCTGGGCTCGGTATAG
- a CDS encoding uncharacterized protein (predicted protein), with protein MSFPYKHFLLIGATSGIGKAMADRLIESGAKVTAVGRRQDRLDEFVRQHGEDKASAMNFDISKTEQAPQFARDVFAKYPDIDCVQRQHNLTSQETFKLDEFLNEVHVDFTSLVALAHAFLPYLKAKTEPVGFIL; from the exons atGTCTTTCCCATACAAgcacttcctcctcatcggcGCGACCTCAGGCATCGGCAAAGCAATGGCCGACCGTCTCATTGAAAGCGGCGCCAAAGTAACAGCAGTAGGAAGACGTCAAGACCGACTAGACGAGTTCGTGCGCCAACACGGCGAAGACAAAGCGAGTGCAATGAACTTCGACATCAGTAAAACAGAACAGGCGCCTCAGTTTGCCAGAGATGTCTTCGCCAAGTACCCAGATATTGACT GCGTGCAGCGTCAGCACAATCTAACAAGCCAGGAGACATTCAAGCTGGACGAGTTCCTCAATGAAGTCCATGTCGATTTCACGAGTCTGGTGGCTCTTGCTCATGCTTTCTTGCCTTATCTTAAGGCCAAGACGGAGCCTGTTGGTTTTATTTTGTGA
- a CDS encoding uncharacterized protein (predicted protein) has translation MEPTTNSAAANPTASTTANTAAAQGQAYDAPRNGSTASEGSLSGVTNSIATVAGNSISEAKNKLTTVTSNESVQSVWEQVRSMATGRNNETQEVDTSPNQDEIDLIDNMDKEKIAEFLREKNRSDVRLPKRR, from the exons ATGGAGCCAACTACGAATTCTGCAGCTGCAAACCCTACTGCGTCTACTACAGCCAATACTGCCGCGGCTCAAGGACAAGCCTATGATGCGCCGCGTAATGGTTCAACAGCTTCGGAGGGTTCACTTTCGGGTGTCACGAATAGTATCGCCACTGTCGCGGGAAATTCGATCAGCGAGGCTAAGAACAAGCTCACAACCGTGACCTCCAATGAATCTGTTCAGAGTGTTTGGGAACAGGTTCGCTCCATGGCTACCGGGAGGAATAACGAGACCCAAG aagtcgataCCTCACCCAACCAGGACGAGATCGACCTTATCGATAATatggacaaggagaagattgccgaGTTCCTCCGAGAAAAGAATCGAAGCGATGTCCGTCTAccaaagagaagatag
- a CDS encoding uncharacterized protein (predicted protein) produces MAASADMFSSDTASWADKNRFPVGARDADTSSSDFSDDLFADFSDWSDSEYLQDSVARKRRHGVYFHRPPVWVSSSSQTEYQATAFAGCKTCHKSAEECNCDSDSLRETLEALYKERGSNPWSMNHDHGVFGKVTAATADTLASIDASVSGSAGVPLVDWEGHKPKWRNSTSITASSWLDRPLSSDEPLLNTRPSECSYRQVKPGLCTRLKCQKDIRLDAGERWALQEGSLVICIDPSYTLLDHERQSDEFEIVDGDVYVICRIYADLWALCVKVSFIPPCEPSCETMNDSVRLGFLPLCAVTLAANFSAFSRRCSWNARCNSDEMKYPGNGLPVMPPSRSHSLTASKQIFKGKRHCFMLPGIAYDTFHHTSLSNDSDFIPLDSTLEQVLSRVGSQRRRPIRSRGRFSLHKIWNDVKASGIWKQYQIRGLLPYLPQSRSSGVAGVVQNYLGKK; encoded by the exons ATGGCTGCATCCGCGGACATGTTCAGTTCTGACACGGCCTCATGGGCGGACAAGAACCGATTTCCCGTGGGTGCGCGTGACGCGGATACTTCAAGTTCAGACTTCTCTGATGATTTGTTTGCGGACTTCAGCGACTGGTCGGACTCAGAATACCTGCAGGACTCTGTGGCTCGAAAGCGTCGGCATGGCGTCTATTTTCATCGGCCTCCAGTCTGGGTCTCTAGTTCCTCGCAGACGGAGTACCAGGCCACGGCCTTTGCAGGCTGTAAGACGTGCCATAAATCTGCGGAAGAGTGTAATTGCGATAGCGATAGTCTCCGCGAGACTCTAGAGGCCCTGTATAAGGAACGGGGGTCCAACCCTTGGTCAATGAACCATGATCACGGGGTCTTCGGTAAAGTGACAGCTGCCACGGCGGATACCCTTGCTAGTATCGATGCTAGTGTGTCTGGATCAGCGGGTGTTCCTCTA GTAGACTGGGAAGGTCACAAGCCGAAGTGGCGCAACTCAACTTCAATCACGGCGAGCAGTTGGCTGGACCGCCCTTTATCTTCAGACGAACCTTTGCTGAACACTCGCCCATCAGAGTGTTCCTATCGCCAAGTAAAACCAGGTCTTTGCACACGCTTAAAATGTCAAAAGGACATACGGCTTGATGCTGGGGAGAGATGGGCTCTGCAAGAGGGGTCACTGGTCATTTGCATCGATCCCTCATATACTTTGCTTGACCACGAACGACAGTCTGACGAATTCGAGATCGTGGACGGTGATGTCTACGTTATTTGTCGCATATACGCAGACCTGTGGGCTCTCTGTGTCAAGGTTTCATTCATACCCCCGTGTGAACCTTCTTGCGAAACAATGAACGACTCTGTCCGTCTGGGtttcctccctctctgtGCAGTGACATTGGCGGCAAACTTCAGTGCTTTCTCAAGGAGATGTTCCTGGAATGCTCGTTGTAACTCAGACGAGATGAAGTATCCTGGAAATGGGTTGCCCGTCATGCCTCCGTCTCGTTCTCACAGTCTCACTGCTAGCAAGCAAATTTTCaaagggaaaaggcattGCTTCATGTTACCTGGTATAGCCTATGATACCTTTCACCACACTTCCCTAAGCAATGATTCGGATTTCATACCCCTTGACTCTACCCTTGAGCAAGTCCTTTCCAGAGTAGGGAGCCAAAGACGTCGACCGATCCGCTCAAGAGGTCGCTTTTCCCTACACAAGATTTGGAACGATGTCAAAGCGTCAGGTATCTGGAAGCAATATCAAATCAGAGGATTGCTGCCGTATCTGCCTCAGAGCCGGAGTTCGGGTGTCGCAGGGGTGGTTCAAAACTATCTAGGTAAAAAGTGA
- a CDS encoding uncharacterized protein (predicted protein), producing MQWPSSCHRTGIRMRYYLPEVEEIVTQNIAVAKPTSSSNLEYRTLDWDEALPDDLCNNSIDLVLVSDCTYNADSLPALVSVLDRLVQSSPNAIILVALKRRHDSETVFFELMQSSGLSNLHHDSMKLPSQHDQLDQIELYCYGNKAKLLKPIAT from the exons ATGCAATGGCCCTCTTCGTGTCATCGAACTGGGATCAGGATGCGGTATT ATCTGCCAGAGGTCGAAGAGATCGTAACACAAAACATAGCAGTTGCCAAACCGACATCGTCATCCAACCTTGAGTATCGAACCCTGGACTGGGACGAAGCGCTCCCAGATGACCTTTGTAACAACTCTATCGACTTGGTCCTTGTATCAGACTGTACCTACAATGCAGACAGTTTACCTGCCCTAGTTTCAGTCCTGGACCGTCTCGTTCAGTCGTCACCAAATGCTATCATTCTTGTGGCACTGAAGAGACGACATGACAGTGAGACCGTCTTCTTTGAATTGATGCAGTCGTCAGGGCTCTCCAATCTGCATCATGACAGTATGAAATTGCCCTCGCAACATGACCAGTTGGACCAGATTGAATTGTACTGTTATGGAAACAAGGCAAAACTTCTAAAGCCTATCGCGACATAA
- a CDS encoding uncharacterized protein (predicted protein): MVYYIRFLKTPRIQKQKAGSLSIPALICITTDLGDAFLAQDVDLVVSLSLKDSEKVLHQEPLSWKAGKRELAILLGPFHPQLSQHAIVLSVAAADRRKHHPPSPDNLLGNPGVPLVISGWSAPFGGTDSLVAEKLVERRFGPKGHLDLRIWEETGNSIARHIW, translated from the coding sequence ATGGTTTATTACATTCGTTTCCTCAAAACCCCAAGAATTCAGAAGCAGAAAGCGGGGTCTTTGTCTATTCCTGCGCTTATCTGCATCACCACGGACTTGGGAGATGCATTTCTAGCTCAGGACGTGGATTTGGTCGTATCATTGAGTCTCAaggattcagaaaaggtTCTACATCAGGAGCCTTTGAGTTGGAAAGCTGGCAAACGGGAACTTGCTATATTATTAGGACCTTTCCATCCACAGCTTTCCCAACATGCCATTGTTTTAAGTGTCGCTGCAGCTGATCGTCGAAAGCACCATCCGCCTTCTCCTGACAATCTACTAGGAAACCCCGGTGTTCCTCTAGTGATTTCTGGATGGAGCGCACCTTTTGGCGGGACAGATTCTTTGGTAGCAGAGAAACTCGTCGAAAGACGCTTTGGGCCGAAAGGTCATCTAGACCTTAGAATATGGGAAGAAACCGGAAATAGCATTGCCCGTCATATCTGGTGA